The Ficedula albicollis isolate OC2 chromosome 24, FicAlb1.5, whole genome shotgun sequence genome contains a region encoding:
- the PAFAH1B2 gene encoding platelet-activating factor acetylhydrolase IB subunit beta, translating to MGMGDSNPAAVPHAAEDIQGDDRWMSQHNRFVLDCKDKEPDVLFVGDSMVQLLQQYEIWRELFSPLHALNFGIGGDTTGHVLWRLKNGELENIKPKVIVVWVGTNNHENTAEEVAGGIEAIVRLINTQQPQAKVIVLGLLPRGEKPNPLRQKNAKVNHLLKASLPKLPNVQLLDVDVGFVHSDGTISYHDMFDFLHLTGGGYAKVCKPLHELIMQLLEETPEEKRAALA from the exons ATGGGCATGGGGGACTCCAACCCAGCAGCAGTCCCACACGCCGCCGAGGACATTCAGGGGGATGACAGGTGGATGTCACAG CACAATCGGTTTGTCCTGGACTGCAAAGACAAGGAGCCCGACGTGCTCTTCGTGGGGGACTCCATGGTGCAGTTGCTACAGCAGTATGAG ATATGGCGAGAGCTCTTCTCCCCGCTCCATGCGCTGAATTTTGGGATTGGTGGAGACACCACGGGACATGTTCTATGGAGACTGAAGAATGGTGAACTGGAGAACATCAAACCCAAG gTCAttgttgtttgggttggaaCAAATAAccatgaaaacacagcagaagaagTCGCAGGGGGAATCGAGGCCATCGTGCGCCTGATAAAcacccagcagccacaggcCAAAGTGATTGTGCTG GGCCTGCTACCTCGTGGAGAGAAGCCAAACCCGCTGCGGCAGAAGAACGCCAAGGTGAACCATCTGCTGAAAGCCTCGCTGCCCAAACTGCCCAACGTGCAGCTGCTGGACGTGGACGTGGGCTTCGTGCACTCGGATGGCACCATCTCCTACCACGACATGTTCGACTTCCTGCACCTGACGGGCGGGGGCTACGCCAAGGTCTGCAAGCCCCTCCACGAACTGATcatgcagctgctggaggagaccCCCGAGGAGAAACGAGCTGCCCTGGCCTGA
- the SIDT2 gene encoding SID1 transmembrane family member 2 produces MAFPCSVISIQDILCPVYDLDNNVAFIGMYQTMTKKAAITVQKKDFPSHSFYVVVVVKTEDEACGGPLPYYPLSKDASPDEPVDQHDRQKTLEVVVSPAITSEAYVRSVLFCLGIFLSFYILTLLIACWESCRQHKRKGLLAAMDSPSLDTASLLGHSRSIPDSFLNHGPYDSYGYGSFGNGSSSSTEGITDSLASAEVSYSYVGERSLESVAGRPRLDSLSSVEEDDYDTLADIDYDKNVIRTKQYLCVADLARKDKRVLRKKYQIYFWNIATIAVFYALPVIQLVITYQTVVNVTGNQDICYYNFLCAHPLGNLSAFNNILSNLGYVLLGLLFLLIILQREINYNRALLRNDTHALECGIPKHFGLFYAMGTALMMEGLLSACYHVCPNYTNFQFDTSFMYMIAGLCMLKLYQKRHPDINASAYSAYACLALVIFFSVVGVVFGKGNTAFWIVFSVIHIVATLLLSTQLYYMGRWKLDSGILRRILHVLYTDCVRQCSGPMYVDRMVLLVMGNIINWSLAAYGLIVRPNDFASYLLAIGICNLLLYFAFYIIMKLRSGERIKLIPLLCIISTSVVWGFALFFFFQGLSTWQKTPAESREHNRDCILLDFFDDHDIWHFLSSIAMFGSFLVLLTLDDDLDCVQRDKIYVF; encoded by the exons ATGGCCTTCCCCTGCTCCGTCATCTCCATCCAGGACATCCTG TGCCCCGTCTACGACCTGGACAACAACGTGGCCTTCATCGGGATGTACCAGACCATGACGAAGAAAGCGGCTATCACGGTGcag AAGAAGGATTTCCCCAGCCATAGTTTCtatgtggtggtggtggtgaagACGGAGGATGAGGCGTGTGGGGGGCCTCTGCCCTACTACCCCCTGTCCAAGGATGCCTCTCCAG ATGAACCCGTGGATCAGCACGACCGGCAGAAGACGCTGGAGGTGGTGGTGTCACCCGCCATAACCT ccgAGGCCTACGTGCGCAGTGTTCTCTTCTGCCTCGGCATCTTCCTCTCCTTCTACATCCTGACGCTGCTCATCgcctgctgggagagctgccg GCAGCACAAGAGGAAGGGGCTCCTGGCAGCTATGGATTCACCCAGCCTGGACACAG CGTCACTCCTGG GTCACTCCCGCAGCATCCCTGACTCCTTCCTGAACCACGGCCCCTACGACAGCTACGGTTACGGCTCCTTCG GGAAcggctcctccagcagcaccgaGGGCATCACAGACAGCCTGGCCTCAGCAGAAGTCTCCTACAGTTACGTGG GGGAGCGGTCACTGGAGAGCGTGGCCGGCCGGCCGCGCCTGGACTCGCTCAGCTCTGTGGAGGAGGATGACTACGACACGCTGGCCGACATCGACTACGACAAGAATGTCATCCGCACCAAG CAATACCTGTGCGTGGCCGACCTGGCGCGCAAGGACAAGCGGGTGCTGCGGAAGAAGTACCAGATTTATTTCTG GAACATTGCCACCATCGCTGTCTTCTACGCCCTCCCCGTCATCCAGCTCGTCATCACCTACCAGACA GTGGTGAATGTCACTGGCAACCAGGACATCTGCTACTACAACTTCTTGTGCGCCCACCCTCTGGGGAACCTCAG CGCCTTCAACAACATCCTCAGCAACCTGGGCTACGTCCTGCTGGgtctgctgttcctgctgatCATCCTGCAGCGCGAGATCAACTACAACCGCGCGCTGCTGCGCAACGACACCCACGCCCTG GAGTGTGGCATCCCCAAGCACTTCGGGCTCTTCTATGCCATGGGCACCGCCCTCATGATGGAGGGGCTGCTCAGCGCCTGCTACCACGTCTGCCCCAACTACACCAACTTCCAGTTTG ACACCTCCTTCATGTACATGATTGCGGGGCTCTGCATGCTCAAGCTCTACCAGAAGCGTCATCCCGACATCAACGCCAGCGCCTACAGCGCCTACGCCTGCCTGGCCCTCGTCATCTTCTTCTCCGTGGTGGGCGTG GTCTTTGGCAAGGGGAACACGGCCTTCTGGATCGTCTTCTCCGTCATCCACATCGTGGCCACgctgctgctgagcacccaGCTGTACTACATGGGGCGCTGGAAGCTGG ACTCGGGCATCCTGCGCAGGATCCTGCACGTGCTGTACACGGACTGCGTCCGGCAGTGCAGCGGGCCCATGTACGTG GACCGAATGGTGCTCCTGGTCATGGGGAACATCATCAACTGGTCACT cgCTGCCTACGGCCTCATTGTCCGCCCCAATGACTTCGCTTCCTACCTGCTGGCCATCGGCATCTGCAACCTCCTCCTCTACTTCGCCTTCTACATTATCATGAAG CTCCGCAGTGGCGAGCGCATCAAGCTCATCCCCCTGCTCTGCATCATCAGCACCTCCGTGGTCTGGGGCTTCgccctcttcttcttcttccagggcctcagcacctggcag AAAACGCCAGCCGAGTCCCGGGAGCACAACCGTGACTGCATCCTGCTCGACTTCTTTGACGACCACGACATCTGgcatttcctctcctccatcGCCATGTTCGGCTCCTTCCTG GTGCTGCTGACGCTGGACGATGACCTGGACTGTGTCCAGCGGGACAAGATCTACGTCTTCTAG